One segment of Rhodopirellula bahusiensis DNA contains the following:
- a CDS encoding type II secretion system F family protein, giving the protein MSTPSSPTQNTPDGLLALSSIPQRALVRTLLVAHQERTNPAKWVHLLAAEFGGPIGMRMNHLAMLLKAGTPVADALEQTPGILAPSGLMAIRLASETGTLSETYEALISDQGLESESTDSSWRNPRSEFTRVLIGFIVAWFILAFMMIFIMPTFEKMFGEFGLDLPPITRSLILVSHRGGEFFFFGIAILLMLVVGRLLFFGEKRPHRFNPFRWHERFVPPSVNLLSLLAIVVGSGRPIASGLETLSKCHHVPQTRRRLAASCERVERGEDPWATLANERILTSRESQALSVAGSSDVQAWLLQWLAESRFDRRSIRRHLLTRAVSLASLLLLAAVVAWVCIAIFLVLTSLIGALA; this is encoded by the coding sequence ATGAGCACGCCATCATCCCCAACGCAAAACACGCCTGACGGCTTGCTGGCGCTTTCATCGATCCCGCAACGAGCCTTGGTTCGAACGTTGCTGGTCGCACACCAGGAACGCACCAACCCGGCGAAATGGGTGCATCTTCTGGCGGCTGAATTTGGCGGCCCGATTGGAATGCGAATGAATCATTTGGCGATGCTTTTAAAAGCAGGCACGCCCGTCGCGGACGCCCTCGAACAAACACCTGGCATCTTGGCTCCCTCCGGTTTGATGGCGATTCGGCTTGCGAGCGAAACAGGAACACTGAGCGAAACCTACGAGGCTTTGATCTCCGACCAAGGCTTGGAATCCGAGTCCACTGATTCCAGCTGGCGAAATCCTCGCTCGGAATTCACTCGAGTGCTGATCGGCTTCATCGTCGCGTGGTTCATCCTGGCATTCATGATGATTTTCATCATGCCTACCTTCGAAAAGATGTTCGGCGAGTTTGGCTTGGACCTTCCCCCGATCACTCGTTCGCTAATCTTGGTCAGCCATCGCGGTGGCGAGTTTTTCTTCTTCGGAATTGCGATTCTCTTGATGCTCGTTGTGGGGCGTCTGCTGTTCTTTGGGGAAAAACGCCCGCATCGATTCAACCCATTTCGATGGCACGAACGCTTCGTTCCACCTTCGGTCAACTTGCTGTCATTGTTGGCCATTGTGGTCGGCTCCGGTCGCCCGATCGCGTCGGGACTCGAGACCCTTTCCAAGTGTCACCACGTTCCCCAAACACGACGCAGACTCGCTGCGTCGTGCGAGCGAGTGGAACGAGGCGAAGATCCGTGGGCGACGCTGGCAAACGAAAGAATCTTGACTTCGCGAGAATCCCAAGCCTTGTCGGTGGCAGGATCGAGTGACGTTCAAGCCTGGTTGTTGCAGTGGTTGGCGGAATCACGATTCGACAGACGTTCGATTCGCCGCCACTTGCTGACGCGAGCGGTCTCTTTGGCCAGCCTGCTTCTGCTAGCCGCTGTCGTGGCTTGGGTTTGCATCGCGATCTTCCTTGTCCTCACCAGCCTGATCGGAGCTCTCGCGTGA
- a CDS encoding type IV pilus modification PilV family protein — MNHRSTCRTSSSRNAFTMIELVVAASILIALMSVVTSLTFRIHQVWQDTNQQRIATWAVSSELERITSLPLDEIEATLDELEASEELQNLLSDPEWSGDFLDDELSPRVTLRLDWKRRHPGTPLELVGWVLDTDTDEEPSP, encoded by the coding sequence ATGAACCATCGCTCCACATGCCGAACTTCGTCATCTCGAAACGCGTTCACGATGATTGAATTGGTGGTCGCCGCCTCCATCCTGATCGCGCTGATGTCAGTGGTCACTTCTCTGACGTTTCGCATTCATCAAGTCTGGCAAGACACCAATCAACAACGCATTGCGACCTGGGCGGTGTCCAGCGAACTGGAACGCATCACCTCGCTTCCGCTCGATGAGATCGAGGCCACTCTCGACGAACTCGAAGCTTCCGAGGAACTCCAAAATTTGTTGTCCGATCCTGAATGGTCGGGCGACTTCCTTGATGACGAACTCAGCCCACGCGTTACTTTGCGTCTGGACTGGAAACGCCGACATCCTGGCACTCCGCTGGAATTGGTCGGCTGGGTCTTGGACACGGACACCGACGAGGAGCCATCCCCATGA
- a CDS encoding DUF1559 domain-containing protein: protein MTTTFPSSSRRAFTLVELLVVIAIIGVLVGLLLPAVQAAREAARRMSCANNMAQITLATHNYEFAMEHLPPGTTNPTGPIVNTPNGEHISYLVRLLPYIEQQGAADDFDLTASTYAPVNAKVRAYQIPAFLCPSFPFGMNSDETAGLSNYAGCHHDVEAAIDEDNNGLLFLNSEVRYREIYDGSSHTILIGEMIPTLASLGWASGTRASLRNTGTLIGGGIQTIGAMGVGEEKDPPEFVGGFASEHPGGGNFGFADGSVRFLTHSIDPQILTYLGHRADGEFVDDAM from the coding sequence ATGACAACGACATTCCCCTCTTCGTCACGGCGTGCATTCACGCTGGTCGAACTCTTGGTGGTGATCGCCATCATCGGCGTCTTGGTTGGTTTGCTGCTGCCGGCTGTTCAAGCCGCACGCGAAGCGGCTCGCCGGATGAGTTGCGCCAACAACATGGCCCAGATCACCCTGGCCACTCACAACTACGAATTCGCGATGGAGCACTTGCCACCAGGAACCACCAACCCGACCGGGCCCATCGTCAACACGCCCAATGGCGAACACATTAGTTATCTCGTTCGACTGTTGCCCTACATCGAACAACAAGGAGCCGCGGACGACTTCGATTTGACCGCCAGCACCTATGCTCCGGTCAATGCAAAGGTCCGTGCCTATCAAATCCCTGCCTTCCTTTGCCCTTCGTTTCCATTTGGAATGAACAGTGACGAAACGGCTGGACTATCGAACTACGCCGGTTGCCATCACGACGTCGAGGCAGCGATTGACGAAGACAACAACGGATTGCTGTTTCTCAACAGCGAGGTTCGCTACCGCGAGATTTACGATGGCAGTAGCCACACGATCCTGATCGGCGAGATGATTCCCACCCTCGCATCACTGGGTTGGGCCTCCGGCACACGAGCTTCGCTCCGCAACACCGGCACGCTGATCGGCGGCGGGATTCAAACGATAGGTGCGATGGGAGTGGGCGAGGAAAAAGACCCGCCTGAGTTCGTCGGCGGCTTTGCCAGCGAGCACCCCGGCGGCGGCAACTTCGGTTTCGCTGACGGCTCGGTCCGCTTCCTGACCCATTCCATCGATCCACAAATCCTCACCTACCTCGGCCACCGAGCCGACGGCGAATTCGTCGACGACGCGATGTGA
- the rpmG gene encoding 50S ribosomal protein L33 has product MSKSKKKAETIFLVCEETGQYNYTLRKKPGGEKLRLKKYNPNLRKHTWHAEKKK; this is encoded by the coding sequence ATGTCCAAGAGCAAGAAAAAAGCAGAAACCATTTTCCTGGTCTGCGAAGAAACCGGACAGTACAACTACACCCTCCGCAAAAAGCCTGGTGGGGAAAAACTTCGTTTGAAGAAGTACAACCCCAACCTGCGCAAGCACACCTGGCACGCTGAAAAGAAAAAGTAA
- the recJ gene encoding single-stranded-DNA-specific exonuclease RecJ — MSTDSSSISDTNQLVDSGTKREWRITPHDAPLVEQLIRTTGLPPVVAQLLVSRGVYSQEDAATFLDTKLTSLRDPQLLPGVPAATEKILAAAEAKTPIVIYGDYDADGMTGSAILVNCLRLIGAEVSYHVPNRLEEGYGLNEDSIRKLVARGKQMIISVDCGIASLECAKLCRELGVTLIVTDHHQIGDELPDAEIIVHPRLPGTAYPFGELCGAGVAFKLAWSLCQAKCGQKKVTPPMKRFLMQSLSLAAIGTIADVVPLLDENRVLVNHGLRVMQTEPLPGLWELMKLTKLDQASELTTENISFGLAPRLNAAGRLGQAQLGIELLTIEAGDRAVALAQYIDQLNGTRDTLQRSVQLAAQKQAKADFDPENDPALVLAGVGWHTGVIGVVAGRLAEKYAKPVIILSLDTAGKVDATGSGRVGGTGINLYEALRECEDRLVRYGGHPAAGGLTIRESDIEAFRGDFCEAVSKQWSEQELAPAIQIDAEAPLGQLNLQTMKQIETMAPFGAGNPRPVLMGRDIQLNEPAKKMGRGENHLSVRLKQGERVIRGVAFGAADWCEPLNQHNGPIEIAYRPVINEFNGYRSVEVHLVDWRKQA; from the coding sequence TTGAGTACCGATTCCAGCTCGATTTCCGATACCAACCAGCTTGTTGATTCCGGGACGAAGCGGGAATGGCGGATCACTCCGCACGATGCTCCGTTGGTCGAACAACTGATCCGCACCACGGGACTGCCTCCCGTCGTCGCTCAGTTGCTGGTCAGTCGCGGCGTTTATTCGCAAGAAGACGCCGCCACGTTCTTGGACACCAAACTCACCAGCCTGCGTGACCCGCAGTTGCTGCCCGGCGTGCCTGCCGCGACCGAAAAAATCCTGGCCGCCGCAGAAGCCAAAACGCCGATCGTCATCTACGGCGATTACGACGCCGATGGCATGACCGGGTCCGCGATCCTGGTCAATTGCCTGCGATTGATCGGGGCCGAGGTCAGTTACCACGTGCCCAACCGGCTCGAGGAAGGATACGGCCTGAACGAGGACTCGATCCGCAAACTGGTCGCTCGCGGCAAGCAAATGATCATCTCGGTCGATTGCGGCATCGCCAGCCTCGAGTGCGCCAAACTCTGTCGCGAGCTTGGCGTGACCCTGATCGTCACCGATCATCATCAAATCGGCGACGAACTGCCTGACGCCGAAATCATCGTCCACCCACGACTGCCCGGAACGGCTTACCCGTTTGGCGAACTCTGCGGTGCCGGCGTCGCCTTCAAACTCGCCTGGTCGCTGTGCCAAGCCAAATGCGGGCAGAAAAAAGTCACGCCGCCGATGAAGCGATTCCTGATGCAATCGCTTTCGCTGGCCGCCATCGGAACCATCGCCGACGTGGTCCCGCTGCTCGACGAAAACCGCGTGCTGGTCAATCACGGCCTGCGAGTGATGCAGACCGAACCGCTGCCGGGTTTGTGGGAACTGATGAAGCTGACCAAACTCGACCAAGCCAGCGAATTGACGACGGAGAACATCTCCTTCGGGCTGGCTCCCCGATTGAACGCCGCTGGGCGACTTGGACAAGCTCAACTGGGCATCGAGCTGCTGACGATCGAAGCCGGCGACCGGGCCGTGGCGTTGGCCCAGTACATCGACCAGCTCAACGGAACCCGTGACACGCTGCAGCGAAGCGTTCAGCTGGCCGCACAAAAGCAAGCCAAAGCGGACTTTGATCCTGAAAACGATCCCGCGCTGGTGCTGGCCGGAGTCGGCTGGCACACCGGAGTCATCGGAGTCGTTGCCGGGCGATTGGCCGAGAAATACGCCAAACCCGTGATCATCCTCTCGCTCGACACCGCAGGCAAAGTCGACGCGACCGGATCGGGACGCGTCGGCGGCACCGGCATCAACCTTTACGAAGCCCTGCGAGAGTGCGAGGACCGACTGGTTCGCTACGGCGGTCACCCAGCCGCGGGCGGACTGACGATTCGCGAATCTGACATCGAAGCCTTCCGTGGTGACTTCTGCGAAGCGGTTTCGAAGCAGTGGTCCGAGCAAGAATTGGCTCCTGCGATTCAAATCGATGCGGAAGCTCCGCTCGGCCAACTGAACCTGCAAACGATGAAGCAGATCGAAACGATGGCTCCGTTCGGCGCCGGCAACCCGCGTCCCGTGTTGATGGGCCGCGACATTCAGCTCAACGAACCAGCCAAAAAGATGGGCAGGGGCGAAAACCACCTGTCCGTGCGTCTGAAACAAGGCGAACGCGTGATCCGCGGCGTCGCCTTCGGTGCGGCGGATTGGTGCGAACCGCTGAACCAGCACAACGGCCCGATCGAGATCGCTTACCGGCCCGTCATCAACGAGTTCAACGGCTACCGCAGTGTCGAAGTCCACCTGGTGGACTGGCGAAAACAAGCCTGA